A window of the Cannabis sativa cultivar Pink pepper isolate KNU-18-1 chromosome X, ASM2916894v1, whole genome shotgun sequence genome harbors these coding sequences:
- the LOC115697109 gene encoding transmembrane emp24 domain-containing protein p24delta4 — MAEKLDRWTLMTPALLTLLCSMGFLMTPATAIWLTIPNTGTKCVSEEIQSNVVVLADYYVVHDALDVNHDQPHLPTISARVTSPYGNNLHHLENVTQGQFAFTTTESGNYLACFWMDGKSPEASSFSVSLDWRTGIAAKDWESVARKEKIEGVELELRKLEGIVDSIRENLVYLKNREAEMREVSEKTNARVAWFSIMSLGVCIFVSGLQLWHLKRFFRKKKLI; from the exons ATGGCGGAAAAGCTTGACCGATGGACTCTAATGACGCCGGCTTTGTTAACCCTACTCTGTTCGATGGGTTTTCTGATGACTCCGGCCACAGCTATTTGGTTGACCATTCCCAACACGGGAACTAAGTGCGTTTCTGAGGAAATACAATCCAACGTCGTCGTTTTGGCCGATTACTACGTCGTTCATGACGCCCTAGATGTCAATCACGATCAACCTCACCTCCCTACCATTTCTGCTCGG GTTACATCACCCTATGGAAACAATCTACACCACCTGGAAAATGTCACTCAAGGTCAGTTTGCCTTTACAACAACAGAGAGTGGAAATTACTTGGCTTGTTTCTGGATGGATGGCAAATCACCGGAGGCATCAAGCTTCAGTGTTAGTCTAGACTGGAGAACCGGAATTGCAGCCAAGGATTGGGAATCGGTTGCCAGGAAGGAAAAGATTGAG GGTGTAGAACTGGAGCTCAGGAAACTTGAAGGTATTGTAGATTCTATTAGAGAGAATCTAGTTTATCTCAAGAACAG AGAAGCAGAGATGAGGGAAGTAAGCGAAAAAACGAACGCAAGAGTCGCTTGGTTTAGTATCATGTCCCTTGGTGTGTGCATTTTTGTCTCAGGTCTGCAATTGTGGCACTTGAAGCGCTTCTTCCGAAAGAAGAAGCTTATATAG